A single Oryctolagus cuniculus chromosome 18, mOryCun1.1, whole genome shotgun sequence DNA region contains:
- the ZNF382 gene encoding zinc finger protein 382 isoform X2 codes for MSQGSVSFKDVTVDFTQEEWQQLDPTQKALYRDVMLENYCHFISVGFYMTEPYMISKLGQEELWTEKIFPSQSHLGEDGKAEDALVKFKEYQDRLSRSVIFINHKKLVKEKSNICGKTLTVGKNHIISKTLCEYKPDRKVFKNTSELVIRNINPIRDKVGESNGWEKSLLNTKHEKINPAPAVNLHRQTERDLRGKQALTQQKVQTSEPQLKHNECEKSFLMKEVLFTHPRVHKGERPFECNKDGMAFLEKPNLGIHPHPLTEKKPSAYNKYGKLLCRKSVFIMHQRSQTEEKPFQCPYCGNSFRRKSYLIEHQRIHTGEKPYVCNQCGKAFRQKTALTLHEKTHIEGKPYICIDCGKSFRQKATLTRHHKTHTGEKAYECTQCGSAFRKKSYLIDHQRTHTGEKPYQCNECGKAFIQKTTLTVHQRTHTGEKPYICNVCGKSFCQKTTLTLHQRIHTGEKPYICNECGKSFRQKAILTVHHRIHTGEKSNGCPQCGKAFSRKSNLIRHQKTHTGEKPYECKECGKFFSCKSNLIVHQKTHKVDTLGIQ; via the exons ATGTCTCAG GGATCGGTATCATTCAAGGATGTGACTGTGGACTTCACCCAGGAGGAGTGGCAACAACTGGACCCTACTCAGAAGGCCCTCTACAGGGATGTGATGTTGGAAAATTATTGTCATTTCATCTCTGTGG GGTTTTACATGACCGAGCCCTATATGATCAGCAAGTTGGGACAAGAAGAGCTGTGGACAGAGAAAATTTTTCCAAGCCAGAGCCACCTAG gtGAAGATGGGAAAGCTGAAGATGCTTTAGTGAAATTCAAAGAATACCAAGACAGACTTTCTAGATCGGTGATATTCATCAACCACAAAAAACTAGTTAAGGAGAAAAGTAATATTTGTGGGAAAACACTTACTGTAGGCAAGAACCATATTATTTCAAAAACACTTTGTGAATATAAACCTGatagaaaggtttttaaaaatacttcagaatTAGTCATTAGAAATATAAACCCCATAAGAGATAAAGTTGGTGAGAGTAATGGATGGGAGAAATCACTCCTCAATACTAAACACGAGAAAATTAATCCTGCTCCTGCGGTGAATCtccacagacagacagaaagggatctCAGGGGTAAACAAGCGCTTACTCAACAGAAGGTTCAAACCTCAGAGCCACAGCTCAAAcataatgaatgtgaaaaatcCTTCCTTATGAAAGAAGTGTTATTTACACATCCTAGAGTTCACAAAGGAGAAAGACCCTTTGAATGCAATAAAGATGGCATGGCCTTCCTAGAAAAGCCAAATCTTGGCATCCATCCACATCCTCTTACGGAAAAGAAGCCCTCCGCATACAACAAATACGGGAAACTCCTCTGCAGAAAATCCGTTTTTATTATGCATCAGAGATCTCAGACGGAAGAGAAACCCTTTCAGTGTCCTTACTGTGGGAATAGCTTTAGAAGGAAGTCGTACCTCATTgaacaccagcgaattcacacaggggagaaaccttatgttTGCAATCAGTGCGGAAAGGCCTTCCGTCAGAAGACAGCCCTCACTCTTCATGAAAAAACACACATAGAGGGGAAACCCTACATTTGTATCGATTGTGGGAAGTCCTTCCGACAGAAGGCAACCCTCACTAGacatcacaaaacacacacaggggagaaagcCTATGAATGTACTCAGTGTGGAAGTGCCTTTAGAAAGAAGTCATACCTCATTGAtcatcagagaactcacacaggggagaaaccatACCAGTGCAATGAGTGTGGGAAGGCATTTATCCAGAAGACAACTCTCACTGTCCATCAAAGaactcacacaggagagaagcccTATATTTGTAATGTATGTGGGAAATCCTTCTGCCAAAAGACAACACTCACTctccatcagagaattcacacaggggaaaaaccttATATTTGTAATGAATGTGGGAAGTCCTTCCGCCAGAAGGCAATTCTCACTGTTCATCACAGAATCCATACAGGAGAGAAATCCAATGGATGTCCacagtgtgggaaagcctttagtAGGAAATCAAACCTCATTCGCCATCAGAAaactcacacaggagagaaaccatATGAATGTAAAGAATGTGGGAAGTTCTTCAGCTGTAAGTCAAACCTCATTGTCCATCAGAAAACACACAAAGTAGACACCTTGGGAATTCAGTAA
- the ZNF382 gene encoding zinc finger protein 382 isoform X1, with protein sequence MPLQGSVSFKDVTVDFTQEEWQQLDPTQKALYRDVMLENYCHFISVGFYMTEPYMISKLGQEELWTEKIFPSQSHLGEDGKAEDALVKFKEYQDRLSRSVIFINHKKLVKEKSNICGKTLTVGKNHIISKTLCEYKPDRKVFKNTSELVIRNINPIRDKVGESNGWEKSLLNTKHEKINPAPAVNLHRQTERDLRGKQALTQQKVQTSEPQLKHNECEKSFLMKEVLFTHPRVHKGERPFECNKDGMAFLEKPNLGIHPHPLTEKKPSAYNKYGKLLCRKSVFIMHQRSQTEEKPFQCPYCGNSFRRKSYLIEHQRIHTGEKPYVCNQCGKAFRQKTALTLHEKTHIEGKPYICIDCGKSFRQKATLTRHHKTHTGEKAYECTQCGSAFRKKSYLIDHQRTHTGEKPYQCNECGKAFIQKTTLTVHQRTHTGEKPYICNVCGKSFCQKTTLTLHQRIHTGEKPYICNECGKSFRQKAILTVHHRIHTGEKSNGCPQCGKAFSRKSNLIRHQKTHTGEKPYECKECGKFFSCKSNLIVHQKTHKVDTLGIQ encoded by the exons ATGCCCTTACAGGGATCGGTATCATTCAAGGATGTGACTGTGGACTTCACCCAGGAGGAGTGGCAACAACTGGACCCTACTCAGAAGGCCCTCTACAGGGATGTGATGTTGGAAAATTATTGTCATTTCATCTCTGTGG GGTTTTACATGACCGAGCCCTATATGATCAGCAAGTTGGGACAAGAAGAGCTGTGGACAGAGAAAATTTTTCCAAGCCAGAGCCACCTAG gtGAAGATGGGAAAGCTGAAGATGCTTTAGTGAAATTCAAAGAATACCAAGACAGACTTTCTAGATCGGTGATATTCATCAACCACAAAAAACTAGTTAAGGAGAAAAGTAATATTTGTGGGAAAACACTTACTGTAGGCAAGAACCATATTATTTCAAAAACACTTTGTGAATATAAACCTGatagaaaggtttttaaaaatacttcagaatTAGTCATTAGAAATATAAACCCCATAAGAGATAAAGTTGGTGAGAGTAATGGATGGGAGAAATCACTCCTCAATACTAAACACGAGAAAATTAATCCTGCTCCTGCGGTGAATCtccacagacagacagaaagggatctCAGGGGTAAACAAGCGCTTACTCAACAGAAGGTTCAAACCTCAGAGCCACAGCTCAAAcataatgaatgtgaaaaatcCTTCCTTATGAAAGAAGTGTTATTTACACATCCTAGAGTTCACAAAGGAGAAAGACCCTTTGAATGCAATAAAGATGGCATGGCCTTCCTAGAAAAGCCAAATCTTGGCATCCATCCACATCCTCTTACGGAAAAGAAGCCCTCCGCATACAACAAATACGGGAAACTCCTCTGCAGAAAATCCGTTTTTATTATGCATCAGAGATCTCAGACGGAAGAGAAACCCTTTCAGTGTCCTTACTGTGGGAATAGCTTTAGAAGGAAGTCGTACCTCATTgaacaccagcgaattcacacaggggagaaaccttatgttTGCAATCAGTGCGGAAAGGCCTTCCGTCAGAAGACAGCCCTCACTCTTCATGAAAAAACACACATAGAGGGGAAACCCTACATTTGTATCGATTGTGGGAAGTCCTTCCGACAGAAGGCAACCCTCACTAGacatcacaaaacacacacaggggagaaagcCTATGAATGTACTCAGTGTGGAAGTGCCTTTAGAAAGAAGTCATACCTCATTGAtcatcagagaactcacacaggggagaaaccatACCAGTGCAATGAGTGTGGGAAGGCATTTATCCAGAAGACAACTCTCACTGTCCATCAAAGaactcacacaggagagaagcccTATATTTGTAATGTATGTGGGAAATCCTTCTGCCAAAAGACAACACTCACTctccatcagagaattcacacaggggaaaaaccttATATTTGTAATGAATGTGGGAAGTCCTTCCGCCAGAAGGCAATTCTCACTGTTCATCACAGAATCCATACAGGAGAGAAATCCAATGGATGTCCacagtgtgggaaagcctttagtAGGAAATCAAACCTCATTCGCCATCAGAAaactcacacaggagagaaaccatATGAATGTAAAGAATGTGGGAAGTTCTTCAGCTGTAAGTCAAACCTCATTGTCCATCAGAAAACACACAAAGTAGACACCTTGGGAATTCAGTAA
- the ZNF382 gene encoding zinc finger protein 382 isoform X3: protein MLENYCHFISVGFYMTEPYMISKLGQEELWTEKIFPSQSHLGEDGKAEDALVKFKEYQDRLSRSVIFINHKKLVKEKSNICGKTLTVGKNHIISKTLCEYKPDRKVFKNTSELVIRNINPIRDKVGESNGWEKSLLNTKHEKINPAPAVNLHRQTERDLRGKQALTQQKVQTSEPQLKHNECEKSFLMKEVLFTHPRVHKGERPFECNKDGMAFLEKPNLGIHPHPLTEKKPSAYNKYGKLLCRKSVFIMHQRSQTEEKPFQCPYCGNSFRRKSYLIEHQRIHTGEKPYVCNQCGKAFRQKTALTLHEKTHIEGKPYICIDCGKSFRQKATLTRHHKTHTGEKAYECTQCGSAFRKKSYLIDHQRTHTGEKPYQCNECGKAFIQKTTLTVHQRTHTGEKPYICNVCGKSFCQKTTLTLHQRIHTGEKPYICNECGKSFRQKAILTVHHRIHTGEKSNGCPQCGKAFSRKSNLIRHQKTHTGEKPYECKECGKFFSCKSNLIVHQKTHKVDTLGIQ from the exons ATGTTGGAAAATTATTGTCATTTCATCTCTGTGG GGTTTTACATGACCGAGCCCTATATGATCAGCAAGTTGGGACAAGAAGAGCTGTGGACAGAGAAAATTTTTCCAAGCCAGAGCCACCTAG gtGAAGATGGGAAAGCTGAAGATGCTTTAGTGAAATTCAAAGAATACCAAGACAGACTTTCTAGATCGGTGATATTCATCAACCACAAAAAACTAGTTAAGGAGAAAAGTAATATTTGTGGGAAAACACTTACTGTAGGCAAGAACCATATTATTTCAAAAACACTTTGTGAATATAAACCTGatagaaaggtttttaaaaatacttcagaatTAGTCATTAGAAATATAAACCCCATAAGAGATAAAGTTGGTGAGAGTAATGGATGGGAGAAATCACTCCTCAATACTAAACACGAGAAAATTAATCCTGCTCCTGCGGTGAATCtccacagacagacagaaagggatctCAGGGGTAAACAAGCGCTTACTCAACAGAAGGTTCAAACCTCAGAGCCACAGCTCAAAcataatgaatgtgaaaaatcCTTCCTTATGAAAGAAGTGTTATTTACACATCCTAGAGTTCACAAAGGAGAAAGACCCTTTGAATGCAATAAAGATGGCATGGCCTTCCTAGAAAAGCCAAATCTTGGCATCCATCCACATCCTCTTACGGAAAAGAAGCCCTCCGCATACAACAAATACGGGAAACTCCTCTGCAGAAAATCCGTTTTTATTATGCATCAGAGATCTCAGACGGAAGAGAAACCCTTTCAGTGTCCTTACTGTGGGAATAGCTTTAGAAGGAAGTCGTACCTCATTgaacaccagcgaattcacacaggggagaaaccttatgttTGCAATCAGTGCGGAAAGGCCTTCCGTCAGAAGACAGCCCTCACTCTTCATGAAAAAACACACATAGAGGGGAAACCCTACATTTGTATCGATTGTGGGAAGTCCTTCCGACAGAAGGCAACCCTCACTAGacatcacaaaacacacacaggggagaaagcCTATGAATGTACTCAGTGTGGAAGTGCCTTTAGAAAGAAGTCATACCTCATTGAtcatcagagaactcacacaggggagaaaccatACCAGTGCAATGAGTGTGGGAAGGCATTTATCCAGAAGACAACTCTCACTGTCCATCAAAGaactcacacaggagagaagcccTATATTTGTAATGTATGTGGGAAATCCTTCTGCCAAAAGACAACACTCACTctccatcagagaattcacacaggggaaaaaccttATATTTGTAATGAATGTGGGAAGTCCTTCCGCCAGAAGGCAATTCTCACTGTTCATCACAGAATCCATACAGGAGAGAAATCCAATGGATGTCCacagtgtgggaaagcctttagtAGGAAATCAAACCTCATTCGCCATCAGAAaactcacacaggagagaaaccatATGAATGTAAAGAATGTGGGAAGTTCTTCAGCTGTAAGTCAAACCTCATTGTCCATCAGAAAACACACAAAGTAGACACCTTGGGAATTCAGTAA